The sequence GCGGCCATGGCCACGGCGCCGTCCTGGCGGTCGTAGCCGTCGGTGGCCACGACCAGGGGCTCGGGCGGCCGCAGACCGGCGGCGGTGTGTGCCTCGCGCCATCCGCGCAGGCGCAGATGGGCGGGTTCCCGCGCGCTCTCGTGGCGGGCGCCGAGGAAGGCCACGCGGCGGCGGCCGGTGTCGAGCAGATGCTGCACCGCGGCGCGGGCCGCCGCCACGTTGTCGATGGCGATGTGGTCGAAGGGGGCGTCGTACTCGCGCTCCCCGAGGAGGACGAGGGGGGAGGTGTCCGTGCGGGCGAGCAGGTCCTCCGTCGCCATCCGGATCGGGCTGAGGATCAGACCGTCGATGATCTGCGCGCGAAAGCCCTGGCAGACCAGGATCTCCTTCTCCCGCAGTCCCGCCGTGTGGTCGAGCAGCACCGTGTAGTCGTGCCGGGCGGCCGCGTCGATGACGGCGCCGGCCACCTCGGAGAAGTACGGGTTGCCCAGTTCGGGGACGGCCAGCGCGATGATGCCGGTGCGGCCGTTGCGCAGATGGCGGGCGACGAGGTTGGGCCGGTAGCCGAGTTCGTCGATGGCCCGCTGCACCCGTGCCCGGGTACCGGGGGAGACATGGACATAGTTGTTCACGACGTTCGACACAGTCTTGACGGAAACCCCGGCGCGCTGTGCGACGTCCTTCAGGCTGACGCCCACGGGACTCCTTCGGTAGGTCGGCGGCGTCAGTCCGTCTGCCGGGTGCGGCTGAGCAGGGTCTGGACGAGGACCACCACGGCCAGGAAGGCGCCGTTGACCGTGTCGGTGAACGCGGAGCCGTACTGGGAGAAGTAATGGTCGATCAGGTTGTGGATGACGGCCAGTACCAGTACGCCGCACGCCGTGCCGCCGATGGAGCCGCTGCCGCCGGCCAGCAGCGTGCCGCCGATCACCACCGAGGCGATGGCGGTGAGTTCGTAGCCCACGCCGATGGTGGTGACGCCGGAGCCCAGGCGGGCGCTGCCGAGCGCGCCGGCGGTCGCGGCGAGGGTGGCGGACAGGACGTAGACGAGGACCTTGGTGCGGGCCACGGGAAGGCCCATGAGGGTGGCCGCGTTCTCGTTGCCGCCCGTCGCGGTGACCGTGGCGCCGAACCGGGTGCGGGTGAGCAGCAGCGCGCCGAGCCCGAAGAGGGCCGCGACGAGGAGGACGGGCACCCAAGTGCCGTCGCCCAGGCGGCGGAAGGCGGAGTCGGCGGGGACCAGATAGGTGGTGGCCCCTTCGTTGGTCAGCGCCTGGAGCAGGCCGCGTGCGCCGAGGAGTCCGGCGAGGGTGACGATGAAGGGGGCCATGCGGGCGCGGGCGACGAGGAGTCCCTGCGCGGTGCCCCAGAGCGCGCCGACGGCCAGGGGCAGGACGACGGCGAGCCAGGTGCCGCCGGTGTGCGCGCCGTAGGCGCCGAGCACCCCGCCCAGCGCGTACACGGAGCCCACGGACAGGTCGATGCCGCCGGTGAGGATGACGAAGGTCATGCCGAGCGCCAGCAGCCACACGAAGGCGTTGTTGCCGAGGATGCTGGAGATGTTGGACCAGGTGGGGAAGGTGGCCGAGGTCGCGGAGGCGAGGGCGACCATCAGCACCAGCACGGCCAGCGCGCCCCGGCGCTGGATGTGGGAGGCCAGCCGTTCGCGCGGGGCGGCCGGCTGCGCGGCATCGGGCGCCGGGCGCGGCGGCCGGGCGGCGGGCCGCAGGGCGGAGGGGGTCATCGGGTACCTCGCTCCTGTGAGGCGTAGACCGCGAAGCAGATGATGACGGCCTCCACGAGTTGGGTGTAGGAGGTGTGCACGTTGTGCTGGGTGAGGACGGCGGTGATGAGCTGCATGAACAGCGCGCCGGCCACGGTGCCGAGGACCCGGACCCGGCCGCCGGTGAGCGGGGTGCCGCCGACCACGACCGCGGTGATGGCGTTGAGTTCCATGTTGAGGCCCTGGTTGGCGGGGTCCGCCTCGGCGCCGTGCCCGACGATCATCGCGCCGGCCAGGGCGGCGAGGACGCCGGACAGGACGTAGACGGTGACGAGGACCCGGCGCACCGGCAGACCGGCCAGCTTGCTCGCCCGGCGGTTGTCGCCGATGGCCACCAGTTGCCGGCCGAAGGTGGTCCGGCGCACCAGCAGCGCGGTCAGCACCGCGCACGCCCCGGCGGTCCACGCCATGACCGGGACCCCGGCGAACCCGTCCGAACCGAGGCCCAGCAGCCCGGCGTCGGTGACCGGCTTGGCGGAGTTGCCGTTGATCAGCTCGGCGACGCCCCGCAGTCCGATCATCAGGGAGAGGGTGGCGACGATCGGCTGGACGCGGGCGAGGGCGACCATGGTGCCGCCGACCGCGCCGGACACCGCGCCGCAGACCAGGGCGATCAGCACCGCGAGCGGCGCGCCGTAGCCGAGGTAGAGGGGGACGACCGAGGCGGCCAGGGCGATGACGGCGCCGACCGAGAGGTCGACGCCCTCCGTGCCGATGACCAGGGCCATGCCGAGGGCGACGATCAGGGTGGGGGCGACCTGGAAGAGCTGGATGCGGACATTGCCCGTGGAGAGGAACGAGCTGTCCAGGGCGGCGGCCACGACGAACAGGACGAGCAGCGCGGCGTAGACGCCGTACGACTGGAGCAGGCGGGTCAGGCGGGCCCTGTCCAGCGGGCCGGGGGCGGTCCAGGCCGTGGGAGTCATCGGGGCTCCTCCTTCGTCACGGCCGGGGCGGTCGGGCGTCCTTGGGCCTGCGTCGGGTTGTCGTCGGGGGGCGGGGCGGGGTCTTCGCCGTTCGGTTCCCCGGAGGGCGGTTTTGCGGAAAGCGGCTCTGCGGAGGCCAGGTCTTCCGAAGGCAGTTCTCCCGAGGGCGGTTCTCCTGAAGCCAGTTCTCCCGAGGGCGGTTCTCCTGAAGCCAGTTCTCCCGAGGGCGGGGCGGAGGCGAGCGTGTCCAGCACGGTCTGTTCGGTGATGTCCTCGCCCTGGAGGTGGCCGACCGCGCGTCCGTCCTTGAGGACGACGAGCCGGTCCGAGCCCTCGATCAGCTCCTCCAGGTCGGAGGAGATCAGCAGCACCCCGAGTCCCTGCTCGGCGAGTTCGTCGATGAGCGCCTGCACCTCGGCCTTGGCGCCCACGTCGATGCCCCGGGTGGGTTCGTCCAGGAGCAGCACCTTGGGGTCCAGGCACAGCCAGCGGGCCAGCAGCACCTTCTGCTGGTTGCCGCCGGACAGGTCGCTGACCTTCTGGTCCGGGCTGGACGCCTTGATGCGCAGCCGCTCCATGAAGAAGCGCACGATCTCGTCCTGCTTGGCCCCCGAGACCACACCGGCGCGGGCGAGCCGGGGCAGCAGGGCCAGGGAGATGTTCTCGCGCACGGAGAGGTTGGGCAGGATGCCCTCGGTCTTGCGGTCCTCGGCGAGCATCACGACACCGGCCTTGATGGCGGCGGCCGGGCTCCGGCGGGCGAGGGGGACGCCGTCCACCTCGACGGTGCCGCCGTCGGTGGCCAGGGCACCGGTGATCGCCTTGGCCGTCTCGCTGCGCCCGGCGCCGAGCAGCCCGCCGAGCCCCACGACCTCGCCGTGGTGGATGTCGAGGCCGACGCCGTGGACCTTGTGGCGGACCGTCAGGCCGGTGGCACGCAGCACGGGACCGGCCGTGTGTCCGCCATGCCCGCCGTCTCCGCCGCGTCGACCGAGTTGGCCGCGTTGACCGTGTTGGCCCTGCTGGCCGTGCTGGCCCTGCTGGCCGTGCTGGCCGTGCTGGCCGTGCTGGCCGTGCTGGCCGTGCTGGCCGTGCTGGCCGTCGCCGAACGCCGTGGCGCCCTTGGCCCGCACGGTGGACATCTCGCGGCCGAGCATCAGTGAGATGAGCTTCAGCCGCTCCAGTCCGGCCATGTCCCCGGTGTGCACGACCGCGCCGTCGCGCATCACGGTGACGCGGTCGCAGATCTCGTACAACTCGTCGAGGCGGTGGCTGACGTAGACGACGGCGACGCCCTGGCCGCGCAGGCCGCGGATCACCGAGAAGAGGGTCTCGACCTCGCGGGGTTCCAGCGAGGAGGTCGGCTCGTCCATCACGACCACGCGGGCGTCGATCCGCATCGCGCGGGCCAGGGCCACCATCTGCTGGGCGCCCAGTCCGAGACTGCCGAGCGGGCGGGTGACGTCCACGTCGACGCCGTAGCGTTTCAGCGTCTCGCGGGCCATGCGGTTGACGGCCCGTACGTCGACCAGGCCGAAGCGGCGCGGTTCGCGGCCCAGGCACAGGTTGCGGGCCACCGACATCAGCGGGACGAGGTTCACCTCCTGGTAGATGGTGGAGATGCCGGCCGCCTGCGCCTCCAGGGGATTGCGGAAGGCGCGGTCCTCGCCCGCGAGGCTGACCCGCCCCGCGTCGGGCCGGTACACACCGGTCATCACCTTGATCAACGTCGACTTTCCGGCGCCGTTCTCGCCGATGAGCGCGTGCACCTCACCGGGGCGCAGGCGGAAGTCCACCCCGCGCAGGGCGTGGACGCCCGCGAAGCTCTTGTCCACCTCGGCGACTTCGAGGATCCAGTCGCTGTGAGGTGCCCGGCCCTGCTGGACCAACGTCTTCCTCCTCGTGCGGGCCGCCGGTGGCAGCCGCCGGCCTTGCCGGGCCGGAGCACCGGCGTCCTGGCTCCGGCCCGTCTGCTGATGGCCCAAGGCCGTGGCTCAGTAGACGAGGCCCTGGTCGAGGGCCTGCTTGGCGTTGCCGGCGGTGAAGTGGCCGTCCTTGATGATCACCTTGGGCTGTACGCCGGTGGTGCCGTAGAAGTCCTTGAGCGCCTGGAAGGCCAGCGGGCCGAAGCGCGGGTTGGTCTCGATGTCGGACACCATCTGGCCCGCGCCGACGTTCTTGACGGCCTGCTCGATGCCGTCGATGGAGACGACCTTGACGTCCTTGCCGGGCGTCTTGCCCGCGGATCTGATGGCCTGGATCGCGCCGAGCGCCATCTCGTCGTTCTCCGCGTAGACGGCGTTGATGTCGGAGTGGGACTGGAGCAGCTGCTCCATGACCTTCTGGCCGTCGGTCTGGGCGAAGTTGCCGGTCTGCGAGGCGACGATCTTCATCTTCGGGTACTTCGCCTTGGCCCGGTCCTCGAAGCCCTTGGTCCGGTCGGTGGTGACGTTGTTGCCGGGGGTGCCGGTGAGGATGGCGACATGGGCGTCACCGCCCCCGGTGGCGCCGGCGAGGTCGTCGGCCGCGAGTTGCGCCTGGTGGTAGAAGTCCGAGCCGATGAAGGCCATGAAGTCGGTGCAGGCGGCGCCGCCCACGGTGCGGTCGATGGTGAGCACGGGGACCTTGGCGGACTTGGCCTTGGCGAGGGCGGGGCCGAGGCCGTCGGAGTTCTCCGGCGCGACGATCAGGACCTTGGCACCCTGCGCGATCATGTCCTCGATCTGCGAGTTCTGGGTGTTGACGTCCGCGTTGGCGTTGCGCTCGATGAGCTTCACGCCGAGCTTCTCGGCCTGCTGCTCGATGCTCTTGGTCTCGGTGGCGCGGAAGGGGTTGCTGGTCGACTCCGACTGGGAGAAGCCGACGATCGTCTTGCCGTCGGTGATGTCCAGTCGGGGAACGCCGCCGCTGTAGCTCCTGTAGGTACAGCCTGGGCCCGCCGCCGAGGGTGAGGCGACCTGCTGGGAGGCGGCCGAGTCGTTGTTCGCGGCCGCCGAGGCGCCCGAGCCACCGCCGGAGGAGGAGTCCGACTTGGTGCATCCGGTGGCGGCCAGGCAGAGGCCGGCGGTGAGCACTGCGGCGGTAAGAGCCTTGGCTCGGGGGGAGACGTTCACGCGCCGATCACATCCTCAACGATGCAACGAAGGGGCGGGGCTGAAGAGACGAGGCCACCTGGACCCTCGATCGCGGAGGGTGGTACGACAGGCGGGCTTTTCAACGTTGTAGACATTGAGGGAACGTCAAACCCGGTGTCAACCCGCGGTACGCAACTCTTCGAGCGGGGCGTTCCGTTCGCGTGCGAGGCGGCCCGGCAGGGGCTCCCGAGCACCCGAACTCTTCGATGACCGCGCGCCCGGCGCCACCAACTCCCTTGTGAGCTGCGGGTTTACGACTCTCAGCAGGATCGCGGCCATGCGTGCGGCCGGATTCGCGCACGGGGATGGACGCCCCCGTGGGGGCTGTGCTGTCATGTGGCGGATCCCGTTTACAACGTTGGTAGAGCCCGGCGCCGTGCAGGCGCCGAGCCGAGCGCGCTCTGCCGCCGTCTCGGCAGTCCGGGCTCCATTCCCCCCTCTCCCCCAGCACCGGGAGCACACCATGCGCAGAGAGAAATCCACCGCGGGAGGCGGTCTTCGCCGGTCCGCGCGGTGGGCGCACCTCCGTCCCGTGCGGTATCTGCTGTCCGCCCTCGCGGCGATCGGGCTCGTCCTCGGGGCCCTGATCGCCCTGCCGGGCGTCTCGCAGGCGGCGGGCTCGCTGCCGTGCGACATCTACGGCGCCGCCGGTACCCCCTGCGTCGCCGCGCACAGCACGACGCGTGCCCTGCTGTCCTCGTACAACGGCCCCCTGTACCAGGTCACACGCGCCTCGGACGGGGCCCGCGCGGACATCGGGCTGCTGTCCGCGGGCGGTTACGCCAACGCCGCCCAGCAGGACACGTTCTGCCAGAACACCACCTGCCGTATCACCAAGGTCTACGACCAGACCGCGCGGCACAACGACCTGACCCCGGGCCCGGCCGGCACCTCCGGCATGGGCGCCGACCGAGGCGCGGACGCGAGCGAGATCGCGGTGACGGCCGGCGGCCACAAGGTGTACGGCATCTGGATCTCGCCGGGCGTCGGCTACCGCTACACCGGGGTGGCCTCCGGCGTCGCGGTCGACGGGCAGCCCGAGGGCGCCTACATGGTGGCCAGCGGGACGCACGTCGGCTCCGACTGCTGCTTCGACTACGGCAACGCGGAGAGCACCCCGGCGGACACCGGCAACGGCCACATGGACGCCGTGTCCATCGCCACCACCTGCTACTTCGCGCCGTGCACCGGGTCGGGGCCGTGGATCGAGGCCGACATGGAGAACGGCATGTTCCAGGGCGACAACGGCTCCAACACCGCCAACCGGGGGAACAACAGCCCCTTCGTCACAGCCGTGTTGAAGAACGACGGGCAGACCAAGTACGCGCTCAAGGGGGGCAACTCCCAGTCGGGCGCGCTGAGTACATGGTGGGACGGCGCTCTGCCGACCCGCGGCGGGTACCGGCCCATGCATCAGGAGGGCGGCATCATCCTGGGCACGGGCGGTGACAACAGCAACTGGAACCGGGGGACCTTCTTCGAGGGCGTGATGGTCGCCGGTTACCCGTCCGACGCCGCCGAGAACGCCGTCCAGTCGAACGTGGTCTCCGTCGGCTACTCCGGTGAGACGGACGTGCCCAACGGGCCCCAGGGCACGGTCACCGGGCCGGGCGGCAAGTGCGTGGACGTCGCCGCGGACGACACCGGCACCAACGGCACCGCCGTACAGTTGTGGGACTGCCAGAACTGGGCCGAGGACCAGCACTGGCAGCACAACGCCGACGGTTCCCTGAGCACGATCGGCCGGTGCCTGGACATCGAGGGCAACGGCACGGCGAACGGCGCCAAGGTCGAGCTGTGGGACTGCGACGGCGTCGGCGGACAGAAATGGATCCAGCAGGCCGACGGATCACTCCTCAACCCCCAGTCCGGCCGCTGCCTGGACTCCCCCAGCGGCGCGACCGCCAACGGCACCCGTCTCCAGATCTGGGACTGCAACGGATCCGCCGCGCAGAAGTTCTCCGTCAACGGCGGTGCGCCGGTCGTCGGCACGGGGTCGAAGTGCGTCGACGTGGCCGCCGACGACAGCGGCGGCAACGGTACGGCCGTACAGCTGTGGGACTGCCAGTCCTGGGCCGTCGACCAGCACTGGTACCACAACGCCGACGGCTCGCTGCGCACCCTCGGCCGGTGCCTCGACATCAACGGCAACGGCACCGCCAACGGCACCCAGGTCGAGCTGTGGGACTGCGACGGCGCCGGTGGACAGAAATGGGTCCAGCAGGCCGACGGATCACTCCTCAACCCCCAGTCCGGCCGCTGCCTGGACTCCCCCAGCGGCGCGACCGCCAACGGCACCCGTCTCCAGGTCTGGGACTGCAACGGATCCGCCGCGCAGAAGTTCAAGCTGAGCTGACGATTCGTCAAATCATTGTCCGGCGTGCTGTGTTCCAGGGGTGCGGGAGCCTGTCACGGCTCCCGCACTGCCTCCCCCGGCCCTCGCCGGTGACCAGGGTTGCCAGGACGGAGCGCGGCCCCGTATAACGTTGGAAAACCGGCGTCGGCTCCTTGCGGCGCGCCGGGGTTCGGTCCGGTTGCCGGGCCTGGAGCGGTTCGTCGGCCCGGGGTTCTCGCCCGGACGGGGAGGAACGTCGTGCGGGTGAGCCTCAAGGACGTCGCGGCGCACGCGGGTGTCTCCATCAAGACCGTGTCCAATGTGGTCAACGACCAGCCGCATGTCACCCCCGCGATGCGGGCGCGCGTCCAGAAGTCGATCGACGAGCTGGGCTACCGTCCCAACCTCACCGCCCGGCATCTGCGCAAGGGCCGGACCGGGATAGTCGCCCTGGCCCTGCCCGAACTGGGCAATCCCTACTTCGCCGAGCTGGCCGCCGAGGTCGTGGACGCCGCCGCGGCGCACGACTACACCGTGCTGCTCGATCACACGGGCGGCCGTCGTGACCAGGAGACCCTGGTCAGCCAGGGCTTTCGCAGCCGGGTGATCGACGGGCTGATCCTCAGCCCCATCGAGCTGGAGGCGGACGATCTGCGCGAGCGGGCGCCCGTCCCGCTCGTCCTGCTCGGCGAGCGCGCGTACGACCTGCCGTACGACCACATCTCCATCGACAATGTCGCCGCGGCCCGCGAGGCGGTGCGCCATCTGATCTCCCTGGGGCGGCGGGACATCGCCTTCCTGGGCGCCCGGCGCGGTCGCAGCCAGCCCGCCCACCTGCGGCTGCGCGGCTGGCGCGAGGAGCTGGACGCGGCGGGTCTCGTCGCCGACGACCGGCTGGTGGCCGCGACCGACGGCTGGGGTCACGCCGACGGGGCGGCGGCCATGGCG is a genomic window of Streptomyces sp. WP-1 containing:
- a CDS encoding LacI family DNA-binding transcriptional regulator; this encodes MGVSLKDVAQRAGVSVKTVSNVVNNYVHVSPGTRARVQRAIDELGYRPNLVARHLRNGRTGIIALAVPELGNPYFSEVAGAVIDAAARHDYTVLLDHTAGLREKEILVCQGFRAQIIDGLILSPIRMATEDLLARTDTSPLVLLGEREYDAPFDHIAIDNVAAARAAVQHLLDTGRRRVAFLGARHESAREPAHLRLRGWREAHTAAGLRPPEPLVVATDGYDRQDGAVAMAALLDRGERPDAVFAFNDLVALGAMRVLARRGLRVPQDIAVAGFDDIEEARYAAVALTTVAPDKRAIAQIAVDCVVERIGARTAPVPRRILPGFELVVRESTVKRRG
- a CDS encoding ABC transporter permease, encoding MTPSALRPAARPPRPAPDAAQPAAPRERLASHIQRRGALAVLVLMVALASATSATFPTWSNISSILGNNAFVWLLALGMTFVILTGGIDLSVGSVYALGGVLGAYGAHTGGTWLAVVLPLAVGALWGTAQGLLVARARMAPFIVTLAGLLGARGLLQALTNEGATTYLVPADSAFRRLGDGTWVPVLLVAALFGLGALLLTRTRFGATVTATGGNENAATLMGLPVARTKVLVYVLSATLAATAGALGSARLGSGVTTIGVGYELTAIASVVIGGTLLAGGSGSIGGTACGVLVLAVIHNLIDHYFSQYGSAFTDTVNGAFLAVVVLVQTLLSRTRQTD
- a CDS encoding ABC transporter permease, coding for MTPTAWTAPGPLDRARLTRLLQSYGVYAALLVLFVVAAALDSSFLSTGNVRIQLFQVAPTLIVALGMALVIGTEGVDLSVGAVIALAASVVPLYLGYGAPLAVLIALVCGAVSGAVGGTMVALARVQPIVATLSLMIGLRGVAELINGNSAKPVTDAGLLGLGSDGFAGVPVMAWTAGACAVLTALLVRRTTFGRQLVAIGDNRRASKLAGLPVRRVLVTVYVLSGVLAALAGAMIVGHGAEADPANQGLNMELNAITAVVVGGTPLTGGRVRVLGTVAGALFMQLITAVLTQHNVHTSYTQLVEAVIICFAVYASQERGTR
- a CDS encoding sugar ABC transporter ATP-binding protein — its product is MVQQGRAPHSDWILEVAEVDKSFAGVHALRGVDFRLRPGEVHALIGENGAGKSTLIKVMTGVYRPDAGRVSLAGEDRAFRNPLEAQAAGISTIYQEVNLVPLMSVARNLCLGREPRRFGLVDVRAVNRMARETLKRYGVDVDVTRPLGSLGLGAQQMVALARAMRIDARVVVMDEPTSSLEPREVETLFSVIRGLRGQGVAVVYVSHRLDELYEICDRVTVMRDGAVVHTGDMAGLERLKLISLMLGREMSTVRAKGATAFGDGQHGQHGQHGQHGQHGQHGQQGQHGQQGQHGQRGQLGRRGGDGGHGGHTAGPVLRATGLTVRHKVHGVGLDIHHGEVVGLGGLLGAGRSETAKAITGALATDGGTVEVDGVPLARRSPAAAIKAGVVMLAEDRKTEGILPNLSVRENISLALLPRLARAGVVSGAKQDEIVRFFMERLRIKASSPDQKVSDLSGGNQQKVLLARWLCLDPKVLLLDEPTRGIDVGAKAEVQALIDELAEQGLGVLLISSDLEELIEGSDRLVVLKDGRAVGHLQGEDITEQTVLDTLASAPPSGELASGEPPSGELASGEPPSGELPSEDLASAEPLSAKPPSGEPNGEDPAPPPDDNPTQAQGRPTAPAVTKEEPR
- a CDS encoding ABC transporter substrate-binding protein → MNVSPRAKALTAAVLTAGLCLAATGCTKSDSSSGGGSGASAAANNDSAASQQVASPSAAGPGCTYRSYSGGVPRLDITDGKTIVGFSQSESTSNPFRATETKSIEQQAEKLGVKLIERNANADVNTQNSQIEDMIAQGAKVLIVAPENSDGLGPALAKAKSAKVPVLTIDRTVGGAACTDFMAFIGSDFYHQAQLAADDLAGATGGGDAHVAILTGTPGNNVTTDRTKGFEDRAKAKYPKMKIVASQTGNFAQTDGQKVMEQLLQSHSDINAVYAENDEMALGAIQAIRSAGKTPGKDVKVVSIDGIEQAVKNVGAGQMVSDIETNPRFGPLAFQALKDFYGTTGVQPKVIIKDGHFTAGNAKQALDQGLVY
- a CDS encoding arabinofuranosidase catalytic domain-containing protein — encoded protein: MRREKSTAGGGLRRSARWAHLRPVRYLLSALAAIGLVLGALIALPGVSQAAGSLPCDIYGAAGTPCVAAHSTTRALLSSYNGPLYQVTRASDGARADIGLLSAGGYANAAQQDTFCQNTTCRITKVYDQTARHNDLTPGPAGTSGMGADRGADASEIAVTAGGHKVYGIWISPGVGYRYTGVASGVAVDGQPEGAYMVASGTHVGSDCCFDYGNAESTPADTGNGHMDAVSIATTCYFAPCTGSGPWIEADMENGMFQGDNGSNTANRGNNSPFVTAVLKNDGQTKYALKGGNSQSGALSTWWDGALPTRGGYRPMHQEGGIILGTGGDNSNWNRGTFFEGVMVAGYPSDAAENAVQSNVVSVGYSGETDVPNGPQGTVTGPGGKCVDVAADDTGTNGTAVQLWDCQNWAEDQHWQHNADGSLSTIGRCLDIEGNGTANGAKVELWDCDGVGGQKWIQQADGSLLNPQSGRCLDSPSGATANGTRLQIWDCNGSAAQKFSVNGGAPVVGTGSKCVDVAADDSGGNGTAVQLWDCQSWAVDQHWYHNADGSLRTLGRCLDINGNGTANGTQVELWDCDGAGGQKWVQQADGSLLNPQSGRCLDSPSGATANGTRLQVWDCNGSAAQKFKLS
- a CDS encoding LacI family DNA-binding transcriptional regulator, which produces MRVSLKDVAAHAGVSIKTVSNVVNDQPHVTPAMRARVQKSIDELGYRPNLTARHLRKGRTGIVALALPELGNPYFAELAAEVVDAAAAHDYTVLLDHTGGRRDQETLVSQGFRSRVIDGLILSPIELEADDLRERAPVPLVLLGERAYDLPYDHISIDNVAAAREAVRHLISLGRRDIAFLGARRGRSQPAHLRLRGWREELDAAGLVADDRLVAATDGWGHADGAAAMARLLDAGHRPDAVFAYNDLIAIGAMRVLSERGLRVPEDVAVVGFDDVVEGRFGAVTLTSISPDKASIARMAVESVLSQLDGTPRQQGRRIHAGYTLVRRESTLGNG